One stretch of Prinia subflava isolate CZ2003 ecotype Zambia chromosome 19, Cam_Psub_1.2, whole genome shotgun sequence DNA includes these proteins:
- the LOC134560147 gene encoding D-dopachrome decarboxylase: MPFVELDTSLPAERLPPGLAQTLCTATADILGKPAERVNVTVRSGLPMVLSGSAEPCAQLVVSSIGVVGTAEQNKGHSARFFDVLTKQLGLGPERIVIRFYPLEPWQIGKKGTVMTFL, from the exons ATGCCGTTCGTGGAGCTGGACACCAGCCTGCCGGCCGAGCGGCTGCCGCCGGGGCTGGCCCAGACCCTGTGCACCGCCACCGCCGACATCCTGGGCAAGCCGGCGGag CGGGTGAACGTGACGGTGCGGAGCGGGCTGCCCATGGTGCTGTCGGGCTCGGCCGAGCCCTGCGCCCAGCTGGTCGTGTCGTCCATCGGCGTGGTGGGCACGGCGGAGCAGAACAAGGGGCACAGCGCCCGCTTCTTCGACGTCCTGACCAAGCAGCTGGGCCTCGGCCCCGAGCG GATTGTCATCCGCTTTTACCCACTGGAGCCCTGGCAGATCGGCAAGAAGGGGACAGTGATGACATTCCTGTGA